CGCCCAGCCCGGGGTTCAGGCTGTTGGGCGCGATGGCCGAGGCGACGGTCAGGACGTTCGGGTCCTGGGCCTTCGCGGTGCCGGACGAAGCGCTGTTTCCGCCACCGCATGCGGTAGTCAGGAACGCCAGCGCGGCGGCACCGGCCGTGAAGGTGAGAGGAAGGCGCGTGCGTGTGAGAGGAAGGCGCGTGCGTGTCATCTGGGACCTCCGGCGTCGAGGCGATAGAGGGGTACGCGGGATTCACCGGAGGTGAGGGGGGAGGCCGCCGTCATGGCGGTTTCTCGGTGGTGTAAGTCCGCGCGATGTCAGGGGACTGCGGGAGAGTCTTCAAGTTCCGCTCGGCCGGCTCTTGTGGAGATCGGCCTGAGCATTGCGTGGGCCCGACGGATACGGTCGGTGCTCTCGCGGCGATATTTCTGCGGCATTTCGGGATCAAGCCGCCTCTGTGCGGCACCCCTGGAATCGAGTGGGCTCATTATTGGGTCCACCGGTCCGGACCCAGAACGACGGGAGTCCGCTGAGCGGACCGCTACGTAAACGAGACCTTCGCGGCGACCGTGAAGCCGGCCGGCGCGAGCCGCCCCCGACGTGCTGCGGCGAGCCGGGACGCGACGGCTTCCTTGAGTATCGCCCCGGGTCGCAGGTGCCTGTACAGGCCTTATGTGCGGCTGACAGCTGAACGACAGGGACGTTTTACGTCTGCCTGATCTCGATCAGGCCAAGCTCTCGACACCGTCTGAACGACGGTCGCCCGCACCTCGTACCCCTTTGCAGACCCACACATGCTTCCCATGGAAGGAACGTCAGCATGACCAGCGAATCGTTCGAACCCGTCACCACGCCGTCCCGTCGCACCGCGTTGGCGGCGGTCGGCGCGGCGGGACTCGCCGTCGCGCTGACCGCGTGCTCGTCCAGCGACGACTCGTCGTCGGACACGTCGAGCTCCTCGGACACCTCGAACTCCACCAGCACGGCCGGCGCGTCCACCGCCCAGGGCGACGCGGGCGGCACCGAGCTCGCGAAGACCTCCGACATCCCCGAGGGCGGCGGCAAGATCTTCGCCAGCCAGGGCGTGGTCGTCACCCAGCCGACGGCGGGCACCTACAAGGCGTTCTCGTCGAAGTGCACCCACCAGGGCTGTGCGGTGAGCAGCATCAGCAGCGGGGCCATCGTCTGCCCGTGCCACGGCAGCGAGTTCTCCGTCACCGACGGCAGCGTCAAGAAGGGCCCGGCCACCCAGGGCCTGCCCGCCGAGCAGATCACCGTCTCCGGGGACTCGATCACCCTGGCGTGACGGTTCACGCCGGCGTGACGATTCGCGCTGGCGTGACGATCAGCCACGACGCGCCCTGCGCGGCCGTTTGAGACAGCCCAGCACCTCGTCCGTGGTCGCGACCGTAGCGACCAATGCGAGGGTGTTGCGGATCATCGCGGGGGTGTAGTCAGCGGGCACCCCCGCGATGGCGTCCCTGGGGACGACGACGGTGTAGCCGCGGTTGACGGCGTCGAACACCGCGTTGGGTATGGCCACGTTGGCCGAGACGCCGGTGACGATCAGTGTGCGGCAGCCGAGATTGCGCAGCAGCGCGTCGACGTCGGTGCCCTGGATCGGCGACAGACCGTGCAGCCGTCGTACGACGAAGTCCTCGTCGGCGACCTCGATCGGGGGCGCCACGCGCACCGCCGTGGTCCCCGACAGCTGCTGCACGGGCAGGCGTTCGGCGGCGCGGAACAGCCGGGCGTTGCGGTTCGCGCCGCGCCCGTCCGGGCGGCGCTCGGCGACGGCGTGGATCACCTGCACCCCGCTCTCGTGCGCGGCGGCGACGAGTCGGGCCACGTTCGCGAGCGCGCCCGACTGGCGTGCGGCGAGGGCGAGTTCGGGCAGCGCGCTGTCCGGTCCGACCACGCCCTGTTGACATTCGACGGTCAGCAGGGCAGTGCTCACCGTGTCGAGGATCTCACTGAGTTGTTCGTGCGACGGCATGGCTCTCCCTTGTCGTCGACGGCCGGGGCGGGCGACAGTAACGAGCATCGCGTGCGGAGGGAAGACGGCCGACGCTCCTGCGCCATCGAGGGCGGCCGCACATTCTGACGCACCGTCAGAAGCGGCTGCCCGCCGCGCGTTCCGTCACCGAAGGGGATCGCATGACCGCCACTCAGCGTCGAGGCCGGAAGATCATGATGACACCCGAGGAACTGGACGAGTTCCTCACCACCGAACGCACCTGCCGCGTCGCGACCCTCTCCGCGGACGGCGCGCCCCATGTGAGCCCCCTCTGGTTCGCCTGGGACGGCACCTCGCTGTGGTTGTACTCGATCACCCGCAGCAAGCGCTGGTCCGACCTGCGCCGCGACCCGCGCGTCGCGGTGGTCATCGACGGCGGCCACGCCTACGACGAGTTGCGCGGCGTCGAACTCTCCGGCACCGCCGAGTTCGTCGGCGAGGCCCCGCGCACGGGCGAGCCCCATCCCGAACTCGTCCCCGTGGAGAAGCTGTTCGCCCAGAAGAACTTCGGGCTGGACGCGATGCCGTACGACGGGCGGCACGCGTGGGTACGACTGACGCCGGACACGCTGGCGTCCTGGGACTTCCGTAAGTTGGGGGCGCTGTAGGGCAGTTGCTCAGCCGACGGTCTCCGCCGCCGCCCGCAGCGCCTCGACCGCCGCGCGGATGGACGGGCGGCGGTCGGCGTCGGCACGCCAGACCACGTAGACGTGTCGGCGGACCCGTTGCTTCAGGGGGACGGTGACGACTCCGGCGGGCATCGGGTTGCGGCCCAGCAGGGGTACGACGCACACGCCCAACCCGGCGGCGACCAGGCCCAGTTGGGTGTGGGTCTCGGCGGCGCGGTGGCCGATGATCGGTTCGATGCCGCGGGAGCGCAGGGTGAACATCAGCCACTCGTGGCAGAACTCGCCCTCGGCCCAGGTGATCCACTCGTCGTCGGCGAACTCCCCGAGGTCCACCTCGTCGCGCCCGGCCAGCGGGTGATCGGCCGGCATCGCCACGTCGGCGGGGTCGTCCAGGATGGGCGCCTTGACCAGGCCGTCGGGCAGGGGCATCGGCTTGTTGTACCAGTCGAGGACGACGGCGAGGTCGAGGTCGCCGCGGACGACGCCGGCGATGCCGTTCTCCGGTTCCTGTTCCGTGGAGCGGACGCGCAGGGCGGGGTGGCGGGCGCGCAGGGCGGCGAGCGCGGTGGGGAACAAGCCGCGGGCGGCGGTCGGGAACGCGGAGATCCTCAACTCGCCGACCACTTGGCCGCGTTGGGCCTCCAGGTCCGCCTGGGCCAGCTCCACCTGGGAGAGGATGCGGCCCGCGTGCTCCGCGAGGAGCCGGCCGGCGTCGGTGAGCCGTACCCCCCGACCGTTCTTGGCGAGGAGCTGCTGCCCCACCTCGCGCTCCAGTTTGGACATCTGCTGCGACACGGCCGAGGTCGTCACATGCAGCCCCTCGGCCGCGCCGCTGACCGAACCGTGCCGGGCGAGGGCGTCCAGGGTGCGCAGGCGCTCCAGGTTCAACATGTAAGCGATACTACGAGATAGCTGGCGCTAAATCTCGCTTGTGCTACGAGGTCTGGGCCAGGATCTTGGTATCCATGAGCACAGTCAGCACCGCCGCGACCGCCGCCCACACAGCCCTGAAGCAGGCCGGGGACACCACCACGCCCCTCCCCCGCCGCGCCCTCGACTGGCGGCTGCGCTTCGGGACGCTCTCCCTCATCTGGGGCTTCAGCTTCCTGCTCATCAAGGTGGGCACGCACGGGTACGCGCCCTTCCACGTCACGTTCGGGCGGCTGCTGTTCGGGACGGTGGTGCTCGCGGCGGCGATGGCGGTGAAGCGGGAGCGGCTGCCGCGCGGTGCGCGCACGTGGGCCCACCTGGCGGTCGCCGCGTTCCTGCTCAACGCCCTGCCGTTCTCGCTCTTCGCCTACGCCGAGCTGACGATCCCGTCCACGCTCGCGGGCATCTGCAACGCGACCTCGCCGCTCTGGGGCATGGCCCTCTCCCTGGTCGCCCTCTCCGAGGACCGCCCGACCCGCCTCCGCGTCGCCGGCCTCGGCCTCGGTTTCCTGGGCGTCCTGACGGTCCTCGGCGCGTGGCAGGGCTTCAGCGGCCTGGACGCGAGGGGCACGGCGATGGCCCTGCTGGCCTCGCTCAGCTATGCGATCGGCTGGATCTACGTCCGCCGCACACTGGCGGGCACCGGCGCGTCGCATCTCTCCCTGACGGGCGCCCAGTTGCTGCTGGCCACAGCCCAACTGGCCGCCATCACCCCGCTGTTCACGTCCGCGCCGACCCACTTCCCCCTCCTCCCTCTCCTGGCGATCGCCGCACTGGGCGCCCTGGGCACGGGTCTCGCCGTCCTCCTCCAGTACGGCCTCGTCGCCGAAGTCGGCCCCACCACCGCCCAGATGGTCACGTACTTCATCCCGGTCATCGCCACGGCGGCGGGCGTCGCGATCCTCGGCGAGTCACTGACCTGGTCGACGCCGGTCGGAGCGGTGATCGTGCTGGCGGGGGCAGCGCTCACGCAGGTGCGGCCGAGAGGTCGTAAGCACCCGTGAAGCGTCAGACGTAGCCCCGAACCGGCGCCGGCCCACTCGCGGAAGCAATCGCCTCCGCCAACGGCCCCGCCTCGTCGGCCGTCAGCGTCGAGACGGTGACGCGGATACCCGGGGGCGCGCTCAGGCGGAAGCGGGCGCCCGGGGCCACGGCCCAGCCGGCGTGGAGGAGGCGGGAGACGGCGCCGGTCTCGTCCGGTACCGGGATCCAGACGTTGAGGCCGCTGGTGCCGTGGGCCGCGACCCCGCGTTCGGCGAGCGCGGCGATCAGCGCGTCGCGGCGGGCGCCGTACGCGGCCGCCACCGCCGGTGTGTCCACCGCGCCGTCGGCCCACAGCCGGGCCACGGCCCGCTGGGTGATGCGGCTGGCCCAGCCCGGGCCCAGCCGTTGGCGGCCGCGGACGCGGTCGAGGGTGACGGCGTCGCCGGTGAGCACGGCGAGGCGCAGGTCGGGGCCGTAGGCCTTGGCGACCGAGCGGACGAAGGCCCAGGTGCGGGTGGTGCCGGCCAGGGGGTGCAGGGGCTGGTCGACGATGCCGTGGCCGTGGTCGTCCTCGATCAGCAGGGTCTCCGGGTGACGGCGGAGCACCGAACGCAGGGCACGCGCGCGCGTGGCGCTCACCACGGCTCCGGTGGGGTTCTGCGCCCGGTCGGTGACGATCAGGGCCCGCGCGCCGGACTCCAGCGCGGCGCGCACGTCGTCGGGGAGCGGTCCTTCGTCGTCGACCCGGACAGGGGTCACGCGCAGCCCCAGCGCGGGTACGAGGTCGAGGAGGCTGCCCCACCCCGGATCTTCTACGGCGACGGTGTCCCCGGGTTTCAGATGGGCGGCGAGGACCCGCTCGATGGCGTCCAGGGAGCCGGAAGCCACGGCCACGGGGCCGGCCGGCACGCCGTCCGCGTCCAGCTCGGCGCGGGCGATGCGGGCCAGCTCCGGTTCGACCGGGTCGTCGCCGTACATGACCGGTTCGCGATCGGCGCGTTCGGCGGCGTAGGTGAACGCCCCTACCAGGGACGGCAGTTGCGCCGGATCCGGGTTGCCGTGGGACACGTCACGCACCCCCGCCGGCACGTCCACCCGGATGTGCTCGCGCCCGGTCGTGGCCGGCTTGGGCCGCACCCGGCTGCCCCGGCGCCCGGCGGTCTCTATGACCCCGCGCTCCCGCAGCGTCCGGTACGCGGCCGCGACCGTGTTCGGGTTCACCCCCAGCTCGACCGCCAACTCCCGCATCGGCGGCAGCAGTTGCCCGGGCTCCAGCTCTCCCGAACCCACCGCGCGCTCGACGTCCGCCGCGATGTCCGCTGCGCGTCGCCCTTCGATCCGATATCCTCCTAGCACAAAGCACACTATGTACTAGTGCAATACAAATGGCAACCGGACGCCGGCCATCACACCCCGGACACCGAGCAGACCAATGGAGAGCACCATGCAGGGGACCGCCTACACACCGACCGACCGGACCGCACCCACCCGCTCCGCGGAACGGGCGTCGTACGACAAGGAGTTGGTGCACGCGATACTCGACCAGGCCTACGTCTGCCACCTCGGCTTCGTGCGGGACGGCGCGCCGGTCGTGCTGCCGACGCTGTACGGGCGGGTCGGCGAGCGGCTGTACGTGCACGGGTCGACGGGCGCGCGCCCGCTGCGGATGACGGGGCAGGCCGACCCGGGGCTGCCGGTCTGTCTGACGGTCACGCACGTCGACGGCCTGGTGCTGGCCCGTTCCGCGTTCCACCACTCGATCAACTACCGCTCCGTGGTGGTGCACGGCATCGCCCACCAGGTGACGGACCCCGAGGAGAAGCGGACGGCGCTGGACGCGCTGGTCGACCACGTCGTGCCGGGCCGGTCGGCGGACTCGCGGCCCGCCAACAAGAAGGAACTCGCCGCCACCATGGTGATCCGCCTCGACCTGGACGAGGTCTCCGCCAAGCTCCGCACCGGCGGCGCGAACGACGACCCCGAGGACCTGGACCTCCCCCACTGGGCCGGAGTGGTCCCGCTCTCCCCCGCCTACGGAGCCCCGCTCCCGAACGACGACCTGGCCCCCGGCACCGAACTCCCCTCCTACCTGGCCGCGTTGTAATGCTCATCCACCCCTGGGACGCGCCGCACGACGACGCCGAGTGGCAACACTGGCTCGCCGCACACGACTTCGGCCAGCTGGCCGTCAACGGCCCTTCCGGCGAACCCCCGTTCGTCCAGCCCCTCCACTTCGCCTACGACCCCGGACGCGGCGAGGCGGTCACCCATCTCGCCCGCCCCAACCCCCTGTTGCGCGCACTGAAGACGGACCCCCAGGTGGTCCTGAGCGTCGTCGACGACTACGTCTACGTCCCCGGCCCCTGGCAGGCGGACCCGGACGGCCCGCCCGAGCACGGTGTGCCGACCAGCTTCTACGCGGCGGTCCAACTCCGGTGCACCGCCCACCTGGTGGACGACCCCGCCGAGACGGCGACCCTGCTCAACCGCCAGGTCGGCCACTTCCAGCCCGAGGGCGGCTCCTCGACGGTCGCCGCGGGCGAGGCGCCGTACGGACGGCTGTTGTCCGGCATCCGGGTCGTACGGCTCGAAGTGACAGGCGTACGGGCGAAGTTCAAGTACGCGAACCATCGCGCGACCGAGGTCCAGGACCGTATCGCGGCGGGGCTCGTGGAGCGGGATGGCCCTCGGGACGCGGTGGCCCGTGAGCATCTGCTACGGCGGCGCGAGGGCTGAGGGACGGACCTTCCGTCACGCCGGGGCTTCTCGGAGACGCCGACGGGTGAGAGACGCAGGTCACTTTCGCCGATGTCACAGGGGGCCGGGCTGTCTCGTCTCGGGGGTGTAGCCAGTGACGAACACAGCCCACGGAGGCACACGATGGACGCACGACTGAACTACCTCTCCAGCCCGATCGCCGGCAAGGCCGCCAAGCAGTTCATGGCGGTGGGCCGGACGCTCAAGGGGTCGGCGCTGCCGGCGCTGACGCAGGAGCTGGTGGCGTTGCGGGTGAGCCAGATCAACGGCTGCGCCATCTGCATCGACATGCACACCAAGGAGGCCGCGGCCGAGGGCGAGACCTCGGTGCGGCTGAACCTGGTCGCGGCCTGGCGGGAGGCCACGGTCTTCACCGAGGCGGAGCGGGCCGCGCTGGAGCTGGCCGAGGAGGGGACCCGGGTCGCGGACGCGGCCGGCGGGGTGAGCGACGAGGTGTGGGCGCACGCCGCCAAGCACTACGACGACGAGCAGCTCACCACGCTCGTCATCCTGGTCTCCTTCATGAACTCGGTGAACCGGCTGAACATCATCACCCGGCAGCCGTGCGCGGGCGACTATGAGCCCGGGCTGTTCGGCTGAGTGGGACAACTACGGGCAGGGGAAGGGGATTCGGCGTGAGCAAGGTCGAGGAGTTCGAGGAGCTGCGGCCACTGCTGTTCTCGATCGCCTATCGGATTCTGGGCAGTGTGGGCGAGGCCGAGGACGCGGTGCAGGAGACCTGGCTGCGGTTCGACGGCACGGCCACCCGGCCCACGTCGGTCAAGTCCTTCCTGTCGGCCACGGTGACGCGGATCGCGATCGATGTGCTGCGTTCCGCCCGGGTACGGCGGGAGGAGTACGTCGGTCCGTGGTTCCCCGAGCCGCTGCTGAGCGACCCCTACCAGGATCCGGCGCGGTCGGTGGAGCTGGCCGACTCGGTGTCGATGGCGGCCCTTCTGCTGCTGGAGCAGCTCAGCCCGCTGGAGCGGGCGGTGTTCGTGCTGCGGGAGGTGTTCGCCTTCGGCTTCGACGAGATCGCCACGACCGTGGGGCGTTCGGAGTCGGCGTGCCGG
The nucleotide sequence above comes from Streptomyces sp. N50. Encoded proteins:
- a CDS encoding Rieske (2Fe-2S) protein, whose protein sequence is MTSESFEPVTTPSRRTALAAVGAAGLAVALTACSSSDDSSSDTSSSSDTSNSTSTAGASTAQGDAGGTELAKTSDIPEGGGKIFASQGVVVTQPTAGTYKAFSSKCTHQGCAVSSISSGAIVCPCHGSEFSVTDGSVKKGPATQGLPAEQITVSGDSITLA
- a CDS encoding cysteine hydrolase; the protein is MPSHEQLSEILDTVSTALLTVECQQGVVGPDSALPELALAARQSGALANVARLVAAAHESGVQVIHAVAERRPDGRGANRNARLFRAAERLPVQQLSGTTAVRVAPPIEVADEDFVVRRLHGLSPIQGTDVDALLRNLGCRTLIVTGVSANVAIPNAVFDAVNRGYTVVVPRDAIAGVPADYTPAMIRNTLALVATVATTDEVLGCLKRPRRARRG
- a CDS encoding pyridoxamine 5'-phosphate oxidase family protein, which gives rise to MTATQRRGRKIMMTPEELDEFLTTERTCRVATLSADGAPHVSPLWFAWDGTSLWLYSITRSKRWSDLRRDPRVAVVIDGGHAYDELRGVELSGTAEFVGEAPRTGEPHPELVPVEKLFAQKNFGLDAMPYDGRHAWVRLTPDTLASWDFRKLGAL
- a CDS encoding LysR family transcriptional regulator; amino-acid sequence: MLNLERLRTLDALARHGSVSGAAEGLHVTTSAVSQQMSKLEREVGQQLLAKNGRGVRLTDAGRLLAEHAGRILSQVELAQADLEAQRGQVVGELRISAFPTAARGLFPTALAALRARHPALRVRSTEQEPENGIAGVVRGDLDLAVVLDWYNKPMPLPDGLVKAPILDDPADVAMPADHPLAGRDEVDLGEFADDEWITWAEGEFCHEWLMFTLRSRGIEPIIGHRAAETHTQLGLVAAGLGVCVVPLLGRNPMPAGVVTVPLKQRVRRHVYVVWRADADRRPSIRAAVEALRAAAETVG
- a CDS encoding DMT family transporter — protein: MSTVSTAATAAHTALKQAGDTTTPLPRRALDWRLRFGTLSLIWGFSFLLIKVGTHGYAPFHVTFGRLLFGTVVLAAAMAVKRERLPRGARTWAHLAVAAFLLNALPFSLFAYAELTIPSTLAGICNATSPLWGMALSLVALSEDRPTRLRVAGLGLGFLGVLTVLGAWQGFSGLDARGTAMALLASLSYAIGWIYVRRTLAGTGASHLSLTGAQLLLATAQLAAITPLFTSAPTHFPLLPLLAIAALGALGTGLAVLLQYGLVAEVGPTTAQMVTYFIPVIATAAGVAILGESLTWSTPVGAVIVLAGAALTQVRPRGRKHP
- a CDS encoding aminotransferase class I/II-fold pyridoxal phosphate-dependent enzyme, producing the protein MLGGYRIEGRRAADIAADVERAVGSGELEPGQLLPPMRELAVELGVNPNTVAAAYRTLRERGVIETAGRRGSRVRPKPATTGREHIRVDVPAGVRDVSHGNPDPAQLPSLVGAFTYAAERADREPVMYGDDPVEPELARIARAELDADGVPAGPVAVASGSLDAIERVLAAHLKPGDTVAVEDPGWGSLLDLVPALGLRVTPVRVDDEGPLPDDVRAALESGARALIVTDRAQNPTGAVVSATRARALRSVLRRHPETLLIEDDHGHGIVDQPLHPLAGTTRTWAFVRSVAKAYGPDLRLAVLTGDAVTLDRVRGRQRLGPGWASRITQRAVARLWADGAVDTPAVAAAYGARRDALIAALAERGVAAHGTSGLNVWIPVPDETGAVSRLLHAGWAVAPGARFRLSAPPGIRVTVSTLTADEAGPLAEAIASASGPAPVRGYV
- a CDS encoding pyridoxamine 5'-phosphate oxidase family protein, which codes for MESTMQGTAYTPTDRTAPTRSAERASYDKELVHAILDQAYVCHLGFVRDGAPVVLPTLYGRVGERLYVHGSTGARPLRMTGQADPGLPVCLTVTHVDGLVLARSAFHHSINYRSVVVHGIAHQVTDPEEKRTALDALVDHVVPGRSADSRPANKKELAATMVIRLDLDEVSAKLRTGGANDDPEDLDLPHWAGVVPLSPAYGAPLPNDDLAPGTELPSYLAAL
- a CDS encoding FMN-binding negative transcriptional regulator, which encodes MLIHPWDAPHDDAEWQHWLAAHDFGQLAVNGPSGEPPFVQPLHFAYDPGRGEAVTHLARPNPLLRALKTDPQVVLSVVDDYVYVPGPWQADPDGPPEHGVPTSFYAAVQLRCTAHLVDDPAETATLLNRQVGHFQPEGGSSTVAAGEAPYGRLLSGIRVVRLEVTGVRAKFKYANHRATEVQDRIAAGLVERDGPRDAVAREHLLRRREG
- a CDS encoding carboxymuconolactone decarboxylase family protein: MDARLNYLSSPIAGKAAKQFMAVGRTLKGSALPALTQELVALRVSQINGCAICIDMHTKEAAAEGETSVRLNLVAAWREATVFTEAERAALELAEEGTRVADAAGGVSDEVWAHAAKHYDDEQLTTLVILVSFMNSVNRLNIITRQPCAGDYEPGLFG